Genomic segment of Steroidobacter denitrificans:
GTTCCCTTGCCGACCGGCACGGAAATCGGCGCGCCGGTGGCCTTGACCGTCATGCCGCGGCTCAAGCCTTCGGATACGCCCATGGCGATCGTGCGCACGATGCCATCGCCCAGCTGCTGCTGCACCTCGAGCGTCAGGTCGGCGTCCTCGAGCTTGAGCGCTTCGTAAACCCGCGGAATACTGTCGCGCGGAAATTCCACATCGATGACCGCGCCGATGATCTGCACAATCTTGCCGGTAGACATTGACTCGTTCCTCTAACCGTTTCGCGTAAGTGACCTGCGGTCTGCCGCCCTGTCCGGCGTCATCGACTTCAGGTCACCCTTTGGATTTCAGTAAGCCCCGATCCGTTGCTAGACCGCGGCCGCACCGCCGACGATCTCGCTGATTTCCTTGGTGATCGCTGCCTGGCGCGCCTTGTTGTAGATCAACTGCAGTTCCTCGATCAGCTTGCCGGCATTGTCGGTGGCGCTCTTCATCGCCACCATGCGGGCGGCCATTTCGCAGGCGACGTTTTCCACGGCGCCCTGATAAACCTGCGATTCCACATAGCGCATCAGCACACCGTCCAGCATCTCCTCCGCGGACGGCTCGTAGATGTAGTCCCACATCTTCTGCAACTCGCCCTCGTCTTCGGTGAGCACCGGCAGAACCTGTTGGACGATGGGTTTCTGGCTCATCGTATTGAGGAATTCATTGTTCACCAGAAACAAGCGATCCAGGCTGCCCTCACGATACTGATCCAGCATCACCTTTACGGTGCCGATGAGATCGGCAACGTGCGGACGATCACCCAGGTGCGTCACGGTCGCTAGTGTCTGTGCACTCTCGATACGGCGAAAAAACTGTACGCCCTTGGAACCGATCAGGCACAGGTTGATGCTGGCGCCCTTTTGCTGCCATTCGCGCATTGCTGCCAGCGTGGCCTTGAACAGATTGACGTTCAGGCCGCCGCACAGACCGCGATCGGTCGTGATGATGATGAAGCCGACCGATCGCGCCTCGCGTTCGACCAGAAACGGGTGCTTGAAATCCGGATTCGCGAGCCGCAGGTGTCCGATCACGCGCCGGATCTTCTGTGCATAGGGACGCGTCGCGCGCATGCGATCCTGCGCCTTGCGCATCTTGCTCGCGGCGACCATCTCCATGGCCTTGGTGATCTTCTGAGTACTCTTGAAGCTCGCGATCTTGACGCGTATTTCTTTGACGCCAGCCATCAGTAGGTACCGGTGGTCGCGAACTCTTCCGAAATCTTCTTGAGCTGGGCCTCGTTCTCGGTCGAGAGCACCGGATCGGCGTTGATGGCATCCATCGCCGCCTTGTAGTTCGTTTTCGCAAAAGCCTGCAGACCCGCTTCGAAGGCGTTGATTTTCTTGATCTCCACCTTGTCCATGTAGCCGTTGTTCACCGCATAGATGGACAGCGCCATCTCGGCCACCGACATCGGCGCATACTGCTTCTGCTTCATCAGCTCGGTGACCCGTTGACCGCGTTCCAATTGACGGCGGGTCGATTCATCCAGATCCGATGCAAATTGCGAGAACGCCGCCAATTCCCGGTATTGCGCCAGGGCAAGGCGAATGCCGCCGCCGAGCTTGGAAATGATCTTGGTCTGCGCTGCACCGCCGACTCGGGACACGGAGACACCCGCGTTCATGGCCGGGCGGATGCCCGCGTTGAACAGGTCGCCCTCCAGAAAGATCTGTCCGTCGGTGATCGAAATCACGTTGGTCGGCACGAAGGCCGTCACGTCGCCTGCCTGGGTCTCGATGATCGGCAGGCCGGTGAGCGAGCCGGTTTTGCCCTTGACGCGTCCTTCGGTCTTCTTTTCCACGTATTCCTCGTTGACGCGTGCGGAACGTTCCAGCAAACGCGAGTGCAGATAGAACACGTCGCCGGGATAGGCTTCGCGGCCCGGCGGCCGGCGCAGCAACAGCGAGATCTGGCGGTATGCCCAGGCCTGCTTGGTCAAGTCGTCGTAAATGATCAAGGCATCGCCGCCATTGTCCATGAAATACTCGCCCATCGCGCAACCGGCGTAGGGAGCGATGTATTGCATCGAGGCCGGCGTGGAGGCGGACGCAGCCACGATGATCGTGTGCTTCATCGCGTCGTGTTCCTCGAGCTTGCGCACTACGTTCGCGATCGAGCTTTGTTTTTGGCCGATCGCGACATAGATACACTTGATGCCGCTGTCTTTCTGATTGATGATCGTATCGACCGCCAGCGCGGTCTTGCCGGTCTGGCGATCGCCGATGATCAACTCACGCTGGCCGCGGCCGACGGGCACCATGGCATCGACGGCCTTGTAACCGGTCTGCACCGGCTGACTGACGGACTTACGGTACACGACGCCCGGCGCCACGCGCTCGACCGGAGAATGATAGGCCGCCTGGATCGGACCCTTGCCGTCGATGGGCCTGCCCAGCGCATCCACGACGCGGCCCAGCAGGCCCTCGCCCACCGGCACTTCCAGGATGCGTCCCGTCGTGCGCACCGTGTCGCCCTCGACGATATGCTTGTATTCGCCCAGCACGACCGCACCGACCGAGTCCTGCTCCAGGTTCAGTGCCAGACCGAAGCTATCGCCGGGAAACTCTAGCATTTCACCGTACTTGACGTCGGCCAGGCCGTGCACGCGCACAATACCGTCGGTGACGGTCACGACCGTACCGACATTGCGCTCCTCGGTGGCGCTCGAGAACTTTTCGATGCGCGCCTTGATCAAATCGCTGATTTCAGATGCCTTGATGGACATGTTCCCGGTACCTCGTTCGAGCCGCGGGCGACACGCCCGCGGCTCCTTAAGACATTGTTCTTCGCCGGCGCCCTCGCCAGCCGTATCACGACGCCGGTGCCGCGCACCGGCGCATCCTTAGTGCGTAAGCTCGGTGGCCAGGCGCTGCAGCCGCGCCTTTAGCGATCCATCGATGACGAAATCCCCGCAACGCACGATCGCACCGCCGATCAGCGATGGGTCGATATCGACATGCAGGCGTACTTCGCGCTTCAGACGCTTGGCCAGCGCATCGCGCAGGCGGGTGCGCTGTACATCGTCCAGCACCATGGCGGAGGTAACCTGTACGTCGGCGATATTCTCGACATCCGCACGCAGCGTCTCGAAAATTGCCGCAACCTGCGGCAACAGGGCCAGCCGACGATTGTGCGCCAGCGTTTCGAGGAAGTTGCTCATCGGCTCATCAAGGGTTTCGTTGGCGGATTTGTCGGGGGATTCGCCGGACGAATCGGCGCAGACTCCTGCAATCACCTCGACCAGATCGGCCGGCATGACACGCGGACTCAGCAGCAGCTTCGCGACACGATCGTCCGTGACGATCGCCGATGCATTCGCCAGAAAATCCGACCAGCGCGCCAGTGCGCCGTGCTCGCGTGCAAACTCGAACGCCGCCTTGGCGTAGGGTCTGGCGATGGTTACTTTCTCTGCCATGAGTTGCTCCCGGAGGCGGCCTCGCTAAAGGACCTCAGCCCTTCTCCACTTCGAGGGCCAGCTGCTCCAACAGGTCGCTATGCGCCTTCGCATCGATTTCACGACCCAACAGCTTGCCGGCCCCGGCCACCGCGATTCCCGCCACCTGCTTGCGCAGCTGCTCGCGTGCACGGCCGGACTCGAGAGCCACTTCCTGGCGCGCCTCGGATACCAAGCGTTGCCCTTCGGCGATCGCCGTGCCGCGCGCTTCTTCGACCAACTCGTTCGAACGGCGATTCGCCTGATCGATGATCTTGCCTGCCTGGATGCGCGCTTCCTTCACCAGATCGGCCGCGACCGACTTCGCCTCGGCCAGGCTTTTTTCGCCCTTCTCCGCCGAGGCCAAACCCTCGGCGATCTTGCGCTGGCGCGCCTCGATAGCGGCAATCAGCGGCGGCCAGATGAAGCGCATCGTGACCCAGCCGAGGATCAGGAATACCACCGACTGAATGAACAGTGTTGCGTTTAGATTCATGAGACGTGTTGCCCTGCTCGAATCGGGGGAGCCTCCGGTCGGCGTGCTACGCGCGCCGCCGGCAGGCCGGTCCGCAACGGCCGGTCCAAGTCCGATCGGCCGCGTGCCATTCGACCAGACCGGTCAGCCCATGAACGGATTGGCGGTCGCGAACCACAGCGCGATACCCACGCCGATAATGAAGGACGCGTCGATCAGGCCCAGCAACAGGAAGACTTTGGTCTGCAGGGCATTCATCAGTTCCGGCTGTCGCGCCGATGCTTCGATGTACTTGCCCGCCATGATACCGACACCGATACAGGCGCCGATGGCGCCCAGGCCGATGATCAAACCACAGGCAAGAGCGACAAAACCGATGTCCGTCATGAGTTTTCTCCGAGTTGAAAAGTCGAAACCTTATCCGCCGATAACCGATGATCCCCTGTGCTCAAGCCAGGGAATCGCTCCAGATCCATTCAATCTCAATCGTTCGATCAGACTCGTTCAATGATGGTCGTGCGCCTGGCCGATGTAGACCAGGGTAAGCATCATGAAAATGAATGCCTGCAACAGCACGATCAGCACATGGAAGATCAGCCAGGCCGTGCCGGTGATCAAATGCAGCGCCACGCCGGCCACCGTGAGGCTGCCGCCCAGGCCCGCGATCAGGAAAAAGATCAGCTCGCCGGCATACATGTTGCCGTACAACCGCATGCCGTGTGACAAGGTCTTGGATACATATTCCACGATATTCATCGCCAGATTCGCGATGGCCAGCAGCGCGGCGCCGACCCAGGTCAGGGGATTGAACGACAGATTGACCATGCCGAACGGTGCACAAACCAGTTCATGCGCCCAGCCGCCGAGCCCCTTGATCTTGATGCTGTAGTAGAAGACCAGGAGCAAGACGCCGATGGCCATGCCCAAGCTGGCGTTGAGATCCGCCGTCGGCAGCGGGCGCAGATAATGCACGCCCACGGCGCTGGCGGCCGTCGGAAACCAATCGACCGGCAGCAGGTCGATGGCATTCATCAACGTCACCCAACCGAACACCGTGAGCGCCAGGGGTGCGACGTAGGTCAGATCTCCCTTGACCAGGGTGCGGGCCTGTTCATTCACCATTTCGACCAGCATTTCCACCGCCAGTTGAAACTTGCCGGGCACGCCGGCGGTGGCACGCTTGGCGGCGGCACGCATGACGAGCAGGAAAATCGCGGCGCACAACAGGGAGAAGGACAATGTATCCCAGTGCACGATGGAGGAATCGAACAGCGCGGTCTGTTTTGCACTCGCCAGATGCTGCAAGTGATGCGCAATGTAGGCGGACATCCCGCCGGCATCGCCGCCTTCACCCGCTATCAACGGAATTCGCATGCTTCACCCGACCCAAAACCATACACAGCCAGTAGGCGGCCAGCGCCACGCCCACCCCGCCCAACAGCGCCGGCGGTGCGAAGGCGCGGGATCGAAATGCAATGACCAGCAGAGCGATGGTCAGTACATTCTTGATCACCCAGCCCGCAAAAACGCGTAGCACGCTCACCGGAGCGGCTCCTGCGCTGAGGCTGCTTCGCAGCAGCGCCAGCGCGACATACACGGTCGGCATGGCGCCAATACCCCCTCCCGCCAGCACCGCTCTGCCGATCCCAGCGTCCCACAGGATTGCGGCTATAGCCGCAGAGAGACCGACGCCAAGCACTTGCCAGCGCAGGATTCGTATTGCCTGCCCGGTCGGCGTCGCCGCCAAACTCACACTCACCGCCGCACTCCCGGCAGATCCGCTCGACACGTCCATGACCAGGCCCACGGCTCAGGTCACGGCACCAAATGGAGCATCGGCCCCGGGGCATCGATCGTCGCCTCACCCATTCGACGGGCAACAAAAATGCCACTGCGCTGGGCCGGATCGCCGGCAACGTGTGGCATCGCTCATCCCCGAATATCCAGCCGAAAATACCAGTCCGGCCGGAAAAGGCCGCGCATTATACTCAGCGCCCTGCGGTGCTTCAAGGAACTTGGCGCCAAGGAACCGGGCACCGGTCGATCCGCCGCGCTACAGGCGATAGCGCAGCTTGAGCATGATCTGGTCGGCATCGCGGACACTGCCCAGATCCCACAGCAACCGGGGTATGTCGCGTCGATCGTCCCTGAGCATGTCGTATCCACCGCGGCCGTACACCAGGAATATCTCCGATAACGGCCCCATCTCGTAACGATAGCGGATCTGCAGGCCGAGGCTGCCGACCGTGAACCCGGGAGGGCTGTACTCGGCCGCATCCAGGATACGCAGGCGGCCGTCCGGGTCCGAACGATAAGTGCGCAAGATATCGGCATCGATGCCGATCCACTGCCATTTGACGCGCAGTTCGTGGCGCGGCGCAGGAATCCAGTCCAGCCGGAAATCCAGATCCAGACGCCGGGCACGGTAAGTGGCGAACTCGCGGCCATGCTCCCACAACAGCCAGTCACCGAAGTATTGCGGCAGCAGGTCCAGACGCAAGGTCAAGGTTTCGGTCGGATACCAGCTCGTGAGCATTTGCAGCCGCAGCGAATAGTCGCGCAGTCCCTGCTGGAAAACATAGCCGCCTAATGTGAATTGCCAGTCGCCGATTCGCGGCGAGGTCACATCGAAGTAGGCATCCAGCCGCGCATCGATCCGGACCGGACCATTGCCCCGCGACAATAGATCATCCATGCCGCCGCTGAGGTAACGCAGCTCCTGGTAGGAACGCCAGATGCTCGCATACTGGACGTCGCGCGACACCTGCAGGCGCGAGGGCAGGTGCTCTCCTCGGGTGTTCTCCCGGTACAGCGCGTACAGCCGTTGGGTCTCGCCGCTGATACGGCTGCCGCCGGTGCTGGCTACCCGTCGGCGGATATCCCATTCGACCTGCTTCAAGGCGTTGCGCTCCATGTAGCCTAAATCGTTCAAATCGAAGCGATCATCGATATGCAGCAGCTTCAGGCTATGACGCATCGAGGCCGATTGATTGAAATCGACCTGCAGCCAGCTTTCATATCCTGTGGCATTCGCCGGGTTCAGGCGCGGCGGCGGTGTCAGCGAATCCAGGCCCGGCAGGCTCAGGTCCAGACCGGCCGTGCCGATGTCCGTGCGAATGAACTGGCCGGCAACGCGCCAGTCGTTGTTCGGCGTCACCTCGAAATCCAACGCATTGATCAAGGCGTCGCGATCCAGCGCCGGCCTGTCGGTCCAGGTCGCCAGGTACCCCAAGCGGCCATGCTCCAACGGCGCCGCCAGGCGCAGCGCCGAGAACAAGCGGCCCTGATCCTGAGCATAGCCATCCTCCCAGGCGACGAAACCGCCGTAGATCAGCGGGCCGACGCTGCCCGTCAATCTGAAAGCACCATCGATGTCCGTGGAACCGCCCGGACCATGATCGGGCGAGCCGCCGATCCGCCGGGTATAGATGAGCTGCC
This window contains:
- the atpG gene encoding F0F1 ATP synthase subunit gamma; the protein is MAGVKEIRVKIASFKSTQKITKAMEMVAASKMRKAQDRMRATRPYAQKIRRVIGHLRLANPDFKHPFLVEREARSVGFIIITTDRGLCGGLNVNLFKATLAAMREWQQKGASINLCLIGSKGVQFFRRIESAQTLATVTHLGDRPHVADLIGTVKVMLDQYREGSLDRLFLVNNEFLNTMSQKPIVQQVLPVLTEDEGELQKMWDYIYEPSAEEMLDGVLMRYVESQVYQGAVENVACEMAARMVAMKSATDNAGKLIEELQLIYNKARQAAITKEISEIVGGAAAV
- the atpA gene encoding F0F1 ATP synthase subunit alpha; the protein is MSIKASEISDLIKARIEKFSSATEERNVGTVVTVTDGIVRVHGLADVKYGEMLEFPGDSFGLALNLEQDSVGAVVLGEYKHIVEGDTVRTTGRILEVPVGEGLLGRVVDALGRPIDGKGPIQAAYHSPVERVAPGVVYRKSVSQPVQTGYKAVDAMVPVGRGQRELIIGDRQTGKTALAVDTIINQKDSGIKCIYVAIGQKQSSIANVVRKLEEHDAMKHTIIVAASASTPASMQYIAPYAGCAMGEYFMDNGGDALIIYDDLTKQAWAYRQISLLLRRPPGREAYPGDVFYLHSRLLERSARVNEEYVEKKTEGRVKGKTGSLTGLPIIETQAGDVTAFVPTNVISITDGQIFLEGDLFNAGIRPAMNAGVSVSRVGGAAQTKIISKLGGGIRLALAQYRELAAFSQFASDLDESTRRQLERGQRVTELMKQKQYAPMSVAEMALSIYAVNNGYMDKVEIKKINAFEAGLQAFAKTNYKAAMDAINADPVLSTENEAQLKKISEEFATTGTY
- a CDS encoding F0F1 ATP synthase subunit delta, producing MAEKVTIARPYAKAAFEFAREHGALARWSDFLANASAIVTDDRVAKLLLSPRVMPADLVEVIAGVCADSSGESPDKSANETLDEPMSNFLETLAHNRRLALLPQVAAIFETLRADVENIADVQVTSAMVLDDVQRTRLRDALAKRLKREVRLHVDIDPSLIGGAIVRCGDFVIDGSLKARLQRLATELTH
- a CDS encoding F0F1 ATP synthase subunit B, with translation MNLNATLFIQSVVFLILGWVTMRFIWPPLIAAIEARQRKIAEGLASAEKGEKSLAEAKSVAADLVKEARIQAGKIIDQANRRSNELVEEARGTAIAEGQRLVSEARQEVALESGRAREQLRKQVAGIAVAGAGKLLGREIDAKAHSDLLEQLALEVEKG
- the atpE gene encoding F0F1 ATP synthase subunit C, whose protein sequence is MTDIGFVALACGLIIGLGAIGACIGVGIMAGKYIEASARQPELMNALQTKVFLLLGLIDASFIIGVGIALWFATANPFMG
- the atpB gene encoding F0F1 ATP synthase subunit A, which produces MIAGEGGDAGGMSAYIAHHLQHLASAKQTALFDSSIVHWDTLSFSLLCAAIFLLVMRAAAKRATAGVPGKFQLAVEMLVEMVNEQARTLVKGDLTYVAPLALTVFGWVTLMNAIDLLPVDWFPTAASAVGVHYLRPLPTADLNASLGMAIGVLLLVFYYSIKIKGLGGWAHELVCAPFGMVNLSFNPLTWVGAALLAIANLAMNIVEYVSKTLSHGMRLYGNMYAGELIFFLIAGLGGSLTVAGVALHLITGTAWLIFHVLIVLLQAFIFMMLTLVYIGQAHDHH
- a CDS encoding ATP synthase subunit I, coding for MSVSLAATPTGQAIRILRWQVLGVGLSAAIAAILWDAGIGRAVLAGGGIGAMPTVYVALALLRSSLSAGAAPVSVLRVFAGWVIKNVLTIALLVIAFRSRAFAPPALLGGVGVALAAYWLCMVLGRVKHANSVDSG
- a CDS encoding DUF5916 domain-containing protein, encoding MRPAAAWLERVFLQGVPLFGAGLIFASQVQAQIRVDAYFDEPQWQEAVRCDDWHRIEPFALDEPRYRNELRILSAERGLAAAFVIDQPPGERRIRPRTPRDAENLVGDTVALMIDFDATGQVGYEFSVGLGGGVRDGLITNQNHFDRDWDGSWQYAVRETEDQWFVELFIPWSDIRLRDSQAETRSIAIYATRYLSERAERYACPGISSETGVFLSDFKRLEVRRHTAGGRFDLVPYASVITDLIRDDMRMKAGADLSWKISPRMWLTATLNPDFGQIESDELVVDFSAIETVFTDKRPFFTQNHGLFDLRTPANGQLIYTRRIGGSPDHGPGGSTDIDGAFRLTGSVGPLIYGGFVAWEDGYAQDQGRLFSALRLAAPLEHGRLGYLATWTDRPALDRDALINALDFEVTPNNDWRVAGQFIRTDIGTAGLDLSLPGLDSLTPPPRLNPANATGYESWLQVDFNQSASMRHSLKLLHIDDRFDLNDLGYMERNALKQVEWDIRRRVASTGGSRISGETQRLYALYRENTRGEHLPSRLQVSRDVQYASIWRSYQELRYLSGGMDDLLSRGNGPVRIDARLDAYFDVTSPRIGDWQFTLGGYVFQQGLRDYSLRLQMLTSWYPTETLTLRLDLLPQYFGDWLLWEHGREFATYRARRLDLDFRLDWIPAPRHELRVKWQWIGIDADILRTYRSDPDGRLRILDAAEYSPPGFTVGSLGLQIRYRYEMGPLSEIFLVYGRGGYDMLRDDRRDIPRLLWDLGSVRDADQIMLKLRYRL